The Planctellipticum variicoloris DNA window GACTGCAACAGCCGGATCGTCAATCCCGCCGAGCTGAAGGTCGCCCCGCTTTTCGGCGATGGAGCCGGAGCCGTGCTGCTGGCACGGGGCGATGCTCATCAGGGGCTGCTCTGTTACCAGCTCGGTTCCGACGGAACCGGCGCCAGCCTGCTCGACCGACCGGTCGGGGGCTCGAAGCACCCCGCGACGGCCGCCGACCTCGAACAGGGCCGACAATATCTGCACATGGACGGTCGCAATGTCTTCAAGTGGGCCGTTCGCGCGGTGACCGAGACGGCCGACCTGATGTTCCGCAAGACGGGCCTGACCGCGGATGACGTGTCGCTGTTTGTCCTGCATCAGGCGAACATCCGCATTATCGATTATGCGATGGAACAGCTCAACGTGCCGGGCGACCGGGTCTTCAACAACCTCCAGAAGTACGGCAACACCTCGGGGGGCTCGATTCCGATCGCCTTGGACGAGGCGTTGCAGGCCGGTCGAGTCCAGCGCGGCGATACGCTGCTGATGAGCGGCTTCGGAGCCGGTCTCACCTGGGGCACCTGCCTCTTCCGCTGGTAATTGCCGGCAGGGCATCCTCATCGGGTGGCACAGACCTTCTGTCTATGCGCATGGCTTGCCGTTTCACAAACGGCATCGTCGCCGTTCCACGGCCTTGGAGCACCTGCCCGTTCCGCATCGAGCGGTCAATTCTCGCCAATTCGTAAACACTTTCTGGTAAGCAAGTTAACGCGTTGTCTCCGGCGCAGACTGACGTTGACTCTTTCGCTCGACCGCAGCTATACTCCCGCCCCCTTGTGACCTCCCGGATCGGGCAGGCGGGGGACGGAGCGCTGTCATGGGTGCCGCGGCTGAATCACAGGTCATTCCCTTCGCGCACTTCGACCAGTTGCGGGAAGCGCGCGCCATTCTCACCCAGGAAGGGCAGGCGCTCATCGACCTCGCCCGCCGGCTCGATGCCTCGTTCGTCGCCGCGGTCGATCTGCTCCAGCACGTCCGGGGCGGCATCATCGTCACCGGCGTCGGCAAGGCCGGACTGATCGGCCGCAAGATCGCCGCGACGCTCGCATCAACCGGAACCAAAAGCTATTTCGTTCATCCGACAGAAGCGCTGCACGGCGACCTCGGCTGCATCGGCGGCGACGACCTGCTTCTGGCCCTGTCCAACAGCGGCGAGACTGCCGAAATCTGCGGATTGCTCCCCCTGGTCCGCGGTCGGCAGGCGCCGGTGATCGCCATCACGGCCAGTCGCTTAAGTACGCTTGGCCGCGGCGCCGACGTCGCGCTGGAACTTGGACGTCTGGCGGAAGCCGGCCTGCACGGCCTGGCCCCGTCGACCAGCACGACGGCGATGCTGGCCATCGGGGACGCGCTGGCCCTCGTTGCCAGTCAGGCTCGCGGCTTTACTCCGCAACAGTTCGCAACGCTTCATCCGGGAGGCAGCCTGGGTCGCCGCCTGACGTCCGTCCGCGACATCATGCGGCGGGGGGACGAGCTGCGGGTGGCCTGCGACGAAGAATCGATCCGCGAAGTCCTGGTCGAGCACAGCCGGCCCGGCCGTCGCACCGGGGCGGTGATGCTCGTCGACGCCGATGGCCTGCTGACCGGGTTGTTTACCGACAGCGATCTGGCCCGACTCCTGGAACGTCGCCGTGACGAGCAGCTCGATCGTCCAATCCGGGAAGTCATGACCGAGCGTCCGTTGACGATTTCACCTGATGCGATTCTCGAAGAAGTCCTGCAGGTTCTGGGAGGCCGGCGGGTGAGCGAGCTGCCGGTGATTGACTCCGCCGGTCGACCGGTCGGGTTGATCGACATTACCGACATCATCGGGCTCCTGCCCCCCGAGGAATTTGCACCGCGGGCGGGAGTCTGAGCGGCAGTTCTGCGGCGAGAATCGGACAGGACGGCCAGCCGAAGGGAATCGGGGACGTGTCGAGCCGGATGACGTTGACGTTGTGGACCGCCTTCAGCCTGACCGGGCTGTTCTGGGTCTACGTCGTCGTGATGCGTCCGCGATTGCCGATCCCCGCCGAACGCTCGATCCCGCAGATGGTGAAGAACCTGGAAGGCCCCGCCCAAGCCGCCAAAGCAGTGCAGGTGGCGGCCGAGTTTCTGCCGGACGAGGCCTGGCTGGCCACCGCTCGTTATCGGATCGAACTGATCGACAGCAATGCCTTCATTTTTGCCAACGAATGGAAACCGGGCGACGAATCCAATCGCAATCAGATTCGCGTTCGCCCGTTTGCCATGGTCACCCAGCGCCACGACGCCAAAGGCGCGCTGAAATGGATGACGCTTGTCAGTGAAACGGCCCTGCTGCAGTTCTCCGGGGACCTGGTGGGGAAGAATCCCGGGCGCGTCGTACGTGCCGCTATGGAAGGCGAAACCCGGATTAACGGATCCGACGGCCTGTTCATGGCGGGACGGACATTTTACTTCGAGGAAGCCGCCCAGCGGATTTACAGCGACGCCCCGCTGGAATTCCGGATCGGCAACAATCGCGGCCGTGCGGGCCGCGTGCAGATGGACCTGATCCCCAACGAAGTGGCCCCGACCGACCGGCCCAACGTCTGGGGACTTCGGACTGTCCGAATGTCGCGGAATGTGGCGATGGATCTGGAATTCCGGCAGGGCGGCAAACCGTTCCCGCTCTCCATCAACTGCTCGGGCGGCTGCGAATATGACGTCGAGGCGATGACCGCCACTTACGACACCGGCGTCCGCGTCTATCGTAAGACGGGAACGGCGGTCGACCTCATGGAATGCGACAAGCTGACCGTCTGGTTCGCAAGTCGACAGCCCGCGCCTCCGGAAGCCCCCGCGGCGCCTGCCCGGGAGCACCAGCAGATCGAAACCGATCTCAAGTTCGCTCGATTGAAGGCGGAAGGGGAGCCGCTGACTCTGCGTTCGGACGGACAGCAGCTCAAAGCCGTTCTGTCGACCCTGGTCTACGACGACAGCAATCAGGTGCTCTCGCTAACGGATGACAAGGATGTGCGAGTCACTCAGAAGAACAACGAGCTCAACGTTCCCGCGATCACCGTTCTGATCTCCGAAGCCGGGGGCGTCTCCTCCATTGTCTGTCGCGGAGCGGGCCGGCTGCTGGCGCACAGTCCCGATGGCGAAGACGCTTTCACTGCGGACTGGAAAAAACAGCTCACCAAGTCTACCGATCCGGAGACGGGCTGGGATTTGATTCAGCTCGACGAAGAAGCCTCCGTTCTGCAGCCCGGTCGGGGATTCGCGCTGGGAGCCGATGAGATTCGCATGTGGCTGACGCCGATGGAACTGGCGAACCCGTTTGGCATTACATCAACCGGAACGGAATCGTCGTCTGCAGTCCCCGGCTCGGCGGAGTTTCCGCTCCCCGAGCCCCGCCGGTTCACCGCTCTTGGAAACGTGGCGATCGTCTCGCCGATGCTGGAAGGAGAAGGCCGCCGGCTGGAAGTGTCGTTCGATGCGCCTCCCGGCTCCGCGGGACCGTTGAAGTTGGGGCGGCAGTCGCGTCCTGCTCCGATTCAGCGCGTCGGACTTCAAAACGAGGCGGGTGGTGCTCCTGCCGTCGGAAGCGAGGAGACTCCGGACTTGCAGGAGCCGCTGCAGATTCGTGCGGACGTCATCCGCGTGCGGATGTCTCCACCCGAAGAGGACTCCAAGACGCCGCCGCACGTGGCGGAGATCCATACCGACGGGCAGGTCGTCATATCGCAGCTCTCCGAACCGGGACTCCCACCTTTGACTCTGACGGGCGACCGCGTCCAGGTCACGAATGAAGGGGCAGACCAGCAGATCCTGCACGTCTATGGCGAACCCGCAATCATCGACGACGATCGCGTCCATCTCGAAGGACGGGCGCTCCATCTGTCGCGTGCGACCAATCGCGCCTGGGTGGAAGGGGCGGGCCTGTTCCGCGTTCCCGTCGATCGCGACTTCGAAGGCAAGCTCCTCCCGGAACCGACGCATCTCGACGTCTGGTGGGAACGGGAAATGGACTTCGACGGCCGGCAGGCGGTGTTTCAAGGAGACGTTCGCGCCATCCTCGATCGCACGTCGATGAAGTGCCAGAAGATGAACGTCACACTCGACCAGCGCATCTCCTTCTCGGAGTTCGATCCGGAAGCTGCCAAACTGGTATCTCTGGGAGGGATCGTCTGCCAGGAAGGAGTCGACTTCGAAAGCAAGACCTACGACATCGCCGGAGTCCTGCAGGAGCTGTACCAGGCCCATATGTGGAATTTGAGCGTTGACCGTCTGGAAAACTCCACGACGGCTCAGGGGCCGGGCTGGGTCAAACGCTGGAGCCGGACCCAGACGCCGAATGTGGCGACCGTCGAGCCCAATCGCGTCCGCGCCAATCGGCCCCTCCGCGCCAATCCAACCTCCTGGTCCTACTTGC harbors:
- a CDS encoding 3-oxoacyl-ACP synthase III family protein; its protein translation is MYDSMSPARVVEMSGMTGGSFAPTLPLPSSVPQTQTAASSGWSQRTRSLLGVQVVGTGSYVPDNVVTNADLQARYGFDPAWIEQRTGILERRHALPEQATSDLCIEAAKNAIRSAHVDTRDIDLVVVGTFTPDYQCPTTANLVQAALGLDCPALDVQAACSGFVYALVTAAQFVASGNSRLALVIGGDCNSRIVNPAELKVAPLFGDGAGAVLLARGDAHQGLLCYQLGSDGTGASLLDRPVGGSKHPATAADLEQGRQYLHMDGRNVFKWAVRAVTETADLMFRKTGLTADDVSLFVLHQANIRIIDYAMEQLNVPGDRVFNNLQKYGNTSGGSIPIALDEALQAGRVQRGDTLLMSGFGAGLTWGTCLFRW
- a CDS encoding KpsF/GutQ family sugar-phosphate isomerase — protein: MGAAAESQVIPFAHFDQLREARAILTQEGQALIDLARRLDASFVAAVDLLQHVRGGIIVTGVGKAGLIGRKIAATLASTGTKSYFVHPTEALHGDLGCIGGDDLLLALSNSGETAEICGLLPLVRGRQAPVIAITASRLSTLGRGADVALELGRLAEAGLHGLAPSTSTTAMLAIGDALALVASQARGFTPQQFATLHPGGSLGRRLTSVRDIMRRGDELRVACDEESIREVLVEHSRPGRRTGAVMLVDADGLLTGLFTDSDLARLLERRRDEQLDRPIREVMTERPLTISPDAILEEVLQVLGGRRVSELPVIDSAGRPVGLIDITDIIGLLPPEEFAPRAGV